GCTGCTCATGTTCGTCGGCAACGTGGCCGTCGGCCTGCTGGTGGTCGCGCTCCTCGAGATCGACGCCCGCTGGCTGCTGCTCCTCCCGCCGCCACTGTGGCTGCTCCAGCAGACCTACCGGCACCGGCTCCGCGCCGACCAGGAGCGGCGCACCTGGCGGGCATTCGCGGAGGCCACCGCCGCCCTGAACCAGCTCGACGAGCGGGGCGTGGCCACCGCCGCTGCCGGCGGCGCGCTCACCCTCTTCGGTGCCGAACTGGTCGATGTGGACGTGGCCCGGGGCGACGACCGGTGGTGGCGCTACCGGATCGACGGCGGCGGTCAGGTGCGCGACCGGGAGATCGAGCGGCCGGCCGAGGCGGGCACCGGTGAGCACGAGGTGGTCCGGCCGCTGACGGTGGGCAGCGGCACCGTCGGCGCGCTGCGCGTGCGGTTCCCCCGATCGGCGCCGCCCACCGCCCGGGAGCGGGACGCCGTCGCCGCCTTCTCCGACGCCCTCGCCGCCGCGCTGCACGACGCGGCCACCCACCGTGAGCTGCGGCTGGTGACCGCGCGTTCGTCGTACGAGGCGGTGCACGACCAGCTGACCGGGCTGCTGAACCGGGCCGCGATGCTCGGCAAGGGTGACCGGGCCCTGCGGCAGCTCGCCCACGACCACCCGGTGGCGCTGCTGCTGCTCGACATCAACCAGTTCAAGGAGGTCAACGACACCCTCGGGCACGCTGCCGGCGACCAGCTGCTGCGGCTCACCGCCAACCGGCTGAGCGCGCTGGTCCGCCCCGGTGACCTGCTCGGCCGGCTCGGTGGGGACGAGTTCGCCCTGTTGCTCACCGCGGTCCCGGTGATCGGCGACCGGGCCGCCCCGGCGGCGTACGCGCTGCGCCAGGCCCGGGAGATCGCCGAGCGGCTCGCCGTGCCGACCGAGGTGGCCGGCGTACGGATGTCGATCGAGGTCGCCGTCGGGGTGGTGGTGGCCGACGCCGGCACCGCCGACCTGACGGAGCTGCTGCGCCGGGCCGACATCGCGATGTACCAGGCCAAGGAGGGCGGCGGCAACGTCGCCGCGTACGACAGCTCCCGCGACGCCGCCAGCACCGACCAGCTCGCGCTGCTCGCGGAGCTCCGGGAGGCGCTGGCCACCGACGACCAGCTGGTGCTGGCCCTGCAACCGGCGGTCGACCTGGCCACCGGCGCCCCGACCGGGGTGGAGGCGCTGATCCGCTGGCAGCACCCGCGCCGGGGCTGGCTGGGTCCGTCCGACTTCATCCGCCCGGTGGAGAACAGCGAGCAGCTCGGCGCCTTCACCCGGTACGTGCTGGACAAGGCGCTCGGCGTGGCGGCCGAGTGGGCCCGGGCCGGGCTGGACGTGCCGATCTCGGTGAACCTCTCGGCGCGGAGTCTGCTCGACCCCCGGCTGCCCGGCGAGATCGGCGACGCGCTGCGCCGGCACCAGCTGCCGCCGCACCGGCTCGTCCTGGAGATCACCGAGACGGTGGTGATGAGCGAGCTGGAGATCATCGACGAGGTGCTGGCGACGTTGCGCTCGATGGGCGTGCAGCTCGCCGTCGACGACTTCGGCACCGGCTTCTCCTCGCTGACCTTCCTGACCC
The Micromonospora sp. R77 DNA segment above includes these coding regions:
- a CDS encoding bifunctional diguanylate cyclase/phosphodiesterase, encoding MRVLTAAVALTAVVSAVVGLTVPATLPADDPLPAVARFGIAVAAFAVAQLARLRFRTATGMVSITWGEAALIVCLYLVPAGWLPAAALLGTGAAWTGMSLLTDRRPVPELVRITGSLTAATALAVVVARALGQPLLAAPTPELALALAAGSLAYLFATAWLGAAILALRLGVPPGPPLLAALRGKLLMFVGNVAVGLLVVALLEIDARWLLLLPPPLWLLQQTYRHRLRADQERRTWRAFAEATAALNQLDERGVATAAAGGALTLFGAELVDVDVARGDDRWWRYRIDGGGQVRDREIERPAEAGTGEHEVVRPLTVGSGTVGALRVRFPRSAPPTARERDAVAAFSDALAAALHDAATHRELRLVTARSSYEAVHDQLTGLLNRAAMLGKGDRALRQLAHDHPVALLLLDINQFKEVNDTLGHAAGDQLLRLTANRLSALVRPGDLLGRLGGDEFALLLTAVPVIGDRAAPAAYALRQAREIAERLAVPTEVAGVRMSIEVAVGVVVADAGTADLTELLRRADIAMYQAKEGGGNVAAYDSSRDAASTDQLALLAELREALATDDQLVLALQPAVDLATGAPTGVEALIRWQHPRRGWLGPSDFIRPVENSEQLGAFTRYVLDKALGVAAEWARAGLDVPISVNLSARSLLDPRLPGEIGDALRRHQLPPHRLVLEITETVVMSELEIIDEVLATLRSMGVQLAVDDFGTGFSSLTFLTRIAVDELKVDRSFVIRMADSPEAAAIVRTTVGLAHELGLRVVAEGVETAEQRTALAELGCTAAQGYHFFKPMPADKIGAVLGSLLDTAQGNVFPLRADGAS